AACACCGGCGACAAAACCGACTCCATCACCGTGAAAACGGCTGGCACCTATTGGGTTCAGACAGACCGATACGGTTGTTCAAACCGCGACAGTGTGATTATAAATATTGTTGCCAAACCAGTGGTGAACCTGGGGGCAGATACACTGGTATGTACCTTTACTCCTTTTACCCTGGATGCCGGGAATGCAGGCGCTACTTATTTGTGGCAGAATGGATCAACCGCGCAAACTTTCACGCCCGCCGGCGTTGGAAAATATTATGTACGGGTTACTAATGCTGCTGGTTGTGTAGGGTCAGATACGATCGTAATATCCCAGCAAACCAAAGGCAATACAGATTACGTTTACAAACAGGACGTGTGTAATCCGTTGAATGTTCAGTTCATCCCGGCAGGTAATCCCCTCACCAACCCATCCTGGGATTTTGGTGATGGCAATACCACTACCGGCAGTCTCAACACCACCCATTCTTATGCGGCTTTTGGTACTTACACGGTCAAATTCGCCATTGCAAACGGGGTTTGTAAAGACACCATTATTAAAAATATTTCGGTAAACGTAACGCAGAGCGACATCGTTCTTACGCCCGATACCACCATATGCTTTAACGGTACCGGTCAGTTGCGTGCCAAACCGGCCCTCAGCTTCTGCTGGTCGCCCACTACATACCTTAATAACCCGAACATACCCAACCCGGTTACCAGTACCCCGGGCACAACTACTTATTACTATACAGCCGAGGTACCCGGTACCAACCTGGTTGTAAACAGCGATTTCAACCTGGGCAATACCGGTTTCGGCTCGGGCTATGCGTATACTACCCGCAACATCAATGAAGGTGAATATTATGTAGGCCCCAGGCCACAAGCCTGGAACCTGCTGCTGGGAACCTGTACCGATCATACTACCGGTACCGGTAATATGCTGCTGGTAAATGGTGCGTCCCAGCCCAATGTAGCTGTATGGACCCAGACAATCAACATAACGCCCAATACCAACTATGCGTTCTCGGCCTGGCTGCAGAACATCAATGTGAACAATGCAGCCAGTAACCCGCCCAACTTACAGTTCTCGATAAATGGCATTCCCATTGGGAACAACCTGCAGGGAAGGAACGCCATGTGCGTTTGGGACCAGTTTTATACAACCTGGAATTCGGGAAATAATACAACGGCCAACATCTCTATTGTGAATAAGAATACAGTGGCTTCCGGTAATGATTTTGCACTTGACGATATTTCCTTTGCCCCGGTATTTATTCAGCGGGATAGTGTTATTGTAACCGTAGACACGCCCCTGGTAAAAACCATCAACGACACCACCATCTGTAAAAACACCCCGGTTCAGTTACAGGCAACCGGCGCTGTTACCTGGTCGTGGCTACCGGCAACAGGTTTATCCAATGCCACCATCAGCAATCCAATTGCCACGCCGTTAGCCAATACCCAATATATTGTTACCGGAACAAATGTACATGGCTGTACTGCCAAAGACACCGTACAGATCAACCTGTTCCCCGAACCGGTGATCTTTACCAGTCATGATACCATTATCTGTCCTAATACGTCTGTTCACTTATCAGCAAACCCTGCCCTGGCATCCTGGAACTGGACACCGCCGGCCACGTTAAGCAACCCGGCCATTCCTGATCCGGTGGCAACACCAACCGCCACTACCACTTACACCGTGGCAGTTACAGATGGTAATACCTGTAATTATACCGACACCATCAGGGTAGCTATTAAAAAGATGAACGTTACAGCCTCCGTGTTGAATGCAGCTGTTTGTCAGGGTGATTCTACCCAACTGTCTGCATCCGGAGGAGTTACTTATCAGTGGAGCCCGGCCACCGGGGTAAACAATACAGCTATAGCCAACCCCAAAGTGGCGCCAACCGTAACAACAGATTATAAAGTGATTGTTACAGATGCCACGGGTTGTATAGATTCAGCTACCGTACAGGTGGTGGTAAAACCAGTACCACCTCACACGCCCATTCAATCAGTATCTATCTGTACAGGATCCAGCATAAAGATCGGCACAGGCATTTTGAATGCCCAATACACCTGGAATACCGGCAACAGCAACCAGGATTCAATGGTAGTAAATACGGGCGGAACATATTGGGTACAGTCGGTAGTAAATGGCTGTAGCAATAAGGACAGTATAACAGTTACCCTGCTGCCAAACCCGGTGGTAAACCTGGGGCCCGACGTTACCGATTGCGCCATAAACAACCTGGTGTTGAATGCAGGCAATGCAGGCAGCCAATTCCTGTGGCAGGATGGGTCCATTGCACCAACCTTTACCGCCAATGCATTTGGAAAATATTATGTACGGGTAACCGATGCCAATGGCTGTTTCAACTCGGATACCATCAACCTTATAAAAACAACCGCCCGGCTGGGTGATTTTACCTTTAAAATTGATGCCTGTAACCCGCTGTCGGTACAGTTTACCGGCACCGGCGCTACTATCCAGAACCCCTACTGGGCTTATGGCGATGGCAATACAACAACCGGCACTGCAACCACTACCTACGTTTATCCTGCGTATGGAGATTATACGGTGAAGTTTGGGCTGCAAAGCGGGTACTGTAAAGACACCATTACCAAAACGGTTCCGGTACATGTAACACCAGCCAATATTATAGCCACCAGCGACACCACCATCTGTTTCAATACCACCAAACAGTTGCAGGCGCAGCAGGCAACCAATTTCTGCTGGTCACCAACAACCTGGCTCAGCAATCCGAATGTAGTCAACCCGGTTACCTCCACGCCATCAACAATAACGTATTATTATACGGCTGAAATAAATGGCGCCATCCTGCGCGACAGTGTAACCATCACCATCGATTCGCCGGTTGTAAAAACGAATAATGATACTACCATCTGTAAAGATGCGCAGGTACCCTTACACGCAACCGGGGCTGTCAGCTGGTCGTGGCTGCCTGTAACCGGTTTGTCAAATGCCGCCATCGGTAACCCGGTGGCCACCCCAACAGCCACTACGCAGTATATTGTAACCGGTACAACCATACATGGCTGTTCGGCAAAAGACACCGTAAACATCACCCTGTACCCGGTACCAACGGTTATCAGCAACCACAATCTGATAGCCTGCCGCAATACCCCGGTGCAGTTGAACGCCAACAGTGCTCTTACGGCATGGACCTGGTCACCGGCGGCTACCTTAAACAACCCGGCCATAGCCAATCCCGTTGCCACACCCGCGGCAGACACCAAATACCTGGTAAAGGTTACCGATGCTAATAACTGTAACTATACCGACTCAGTAACCGTACAGTTGCAAACCACTCAATTCACGGTATCAAATAATAAACCCCAGGCCATTTGTAAGGGCGAATCGGTGGTGTTAAAAGCAACAGGGGGCAATACCTATCTATGGAGCCCGGCAGGTTCACTCAGCAATGCCGGCCTGCCTAACCCTATAGCTACACCCGATACCAGTACGTTGTACAGCGTTTATATAAAAGAAAATGTTTGTAACAACGATACTACCATCAATGTACAGGTAGTGGTAAAACCATCGCCCATTGTAACCGCAGAAAAATCGAATGACCTTGATTGTGTAACCCATACAACCAGGTTGAGCGCTACGGGTACGCCAGGCAATACTTATGTATGGTCGCCTGCCAGTGGTCTGGACCATCCATACTCACCCAATCCTGTTTCATCAACCGATACTACTGTTACGTATGTGGTAGCAGGCACTAAAGATGGCTGTACCACCCTGGATAGCATAACAGTAAATGTTACCTCAACCGGCAAAGTATCTTTTGAAATACCCAATGCCTTCACGCCTAATAACGATGGACGCAATGATTGTTTTGGAGTAAAAACCTGGGGCGGAGTGGTTATTGAAGAATTTACCATCTTTAACCGTTGGGGACAGAAAGTATTCAGTTCCAACAAAGAAAACGCCTGCTGGGATGGCCGCTTTAATGGTATACCCCAGCCGGGCGGAGGGTATGTGTATGTGATAAAAGCCAAAACCTATTGCGGGCCAATAAAACGAACCGGTACGCTGATACTGGTAAGGTAAAAACCAACAACTGCACAGCTTCAATAAAAACTGTGCAGTTGCTTTTTTTAGCGGATAGCTACAGAGCCTTTGAAGCCTGATATTTGTTCAACAGCCGCAGCCAGTTTGGCAATTTCGCACTCATTGATAACGCGGTTATAAAGCCGTACTTCATCTAATTTTCCATCAATAGATACAATATCGGCTTTCCACCAGCCACCGATCATCAGATCGGAATTATTACATTTCTTGGCATATTGAAAAGACCTTTTTTTGGTTGAATGCAACACCCCGTCAACATACAGTTTCTGTATACCTTTCCCAAATGTAGCAACAACACTGTACCACCTGCCAGCTGCTATGCCACCACTTGAATAACAGGCCATCGACGGATCGTAGCCATAAGTACTGCTGCAGGGGTCCAGCCCGGAAGCCATCCCGAAATTCCATTTATTGTCTGTTGGCAGGCTTTCGTGAATACCAAAGGTCAGCGATTCACCGGTTTCAAAGTTGATGCGGCTGATTGTTACATTCCTGCGCCGGGAGTTGTTTACCAGCACATAAAAACAAACGGATAAGGAGTCGGCATTCAGTTTGCGGTTACCCGGCACAATCAGGTAATCATCCTTCCCGTCAAAACCCGCTGCGTGGTACAGCCGGCCTTTGCAGTCAGTAGTTAAATAAGCGCCGTTCTTTGGAATGGCATGGTTGCCATTACCGCTGGCATCATTGAAATTAGCATTGAAAGGATAATAAGCCAGTAACCCCTTTTTCAGGTCAGAGGCACAGGTAGGCTCACTAAGAGGGGACTTGACAATTATATCACCACGGCCATCTTTTTTGAAGGCAGTCAGTACCATAACCGTACTACAACACAAGATAATTTTTTTCATAGCAAAGGGCATTGGGCACCGGTAAGATTTCCGGCTGTACAGAACGTGGCGTGCACATGCTTATTGCCTGCTATTTAGCAGCCTGGGTTTGGGAAACAGTTAGAAATTCCAGGAACTTTTCCAGTCCCTTTCGCTTGTTGGGCGTTAGTTCATAGCTGATATGTTCAGTCCAGTATTTGCGCAGGTCAAAAACCGGGTAAGGATTTTCCTCCACGGCCATTTCAATATGCTGCAGCCCCTGTTTATTGGCCGCATCAAAGGCGGTAATAAAATCGGCGGGCAATTGTTTATTGCTCACCCAGGCGGCAAAAACAAATGGCAGACCGGTCATGGCAATCCAGGCCTCGCCCAGGTCATATATATAGGGGGAAACTTTACGTTGTTCCAGCGCCCGGTCGCCAATAACCACCCCGGCGGTGGTGCCTTTTATTTGTGAGCGGTAGTCGTCCTTGGTATCAATCAGCTCCACGTCTTTTTTCCAGTACTTGCGCAACAGCACTTTGGCCAGGGCCACGGAGGTGCGGCTCTGGTAATCGAGTAGTACTTTTTCTACCTTTTCCAACGGAACTTCACTAAAAATAGCGACCGAAGCCACCGGACCTTCACAACCAATACAGTAATCGGTTATTATATGATGTTCTTTCAGGTGCGGGATCACCGCCACGGGAACCAGGCCCACATCAATTGTTCCCTCCACCAGCATACGCGCAATATTAGCAGGATAATCTTCGATCAGCAACAATTGGTCAACCACCGGCGCACGCTGAATTCCAAATATTAAAGGCTTCGTATTGAGATAATTAACAATTCCAACCTTAATCTTATTCAATTGATTTAATTTTGCGGGCACAAAGGTACTCGACGTATTGTAATAAACAACAATTGTTCATGGAACTAAAAGCACTTACGGCCATCTCTCCTATCGACGGACGCTATCGTCATCAGGTTCAACATCTTGACGAATATTTCTCTGAATTTGCATTAATTAAATACCGGGTACTGGTAGAAGTAGAGTACGTTCGGTTCCTGGCCGATAAGAAATTCTTTTCCCTGTCTGCTGCGCAGAAAAAAGCCCTGCAGGAGGTGTGTGATAACTTCTCCGTAGACGATGCGCTGAAAATAAAAGACACCGAAAAGATCACCAACCACGATGTAAAAGCCGTGGAATACTTTCTAAAAGAAAAAATGGCTGCCATGGATGCCGAAGCCATCCAGGAATGGGTGCATTTTGGCCTTACCTCGCAGGATATTAATAATACCGCCATTCCGCTTTCGTGGAAACAGGCTATCGAGATCGAATATCTCCCCGCCGTACTGAACTTTAACCGGCAACTGGAGATCCTGGCCACCGATTGGAAGGACGTGCCCATGCTGGCCCATACCCATGGACAGCCCGCCAGTCCAACCCGCCTGGGTAAGGAGATCATGGTTTTTGTAGAACGCATCGGCAACCAGGTAGAGCAGGTTATTTCGGTACCTGTTACCGCCAAGTTTGGCGGCGCCACCGGAAACTTCAACGCCCATGCCGTTGCCTTCCCCGAAAAAGACTGGGTTAGCTTCGGTAACGAATTTGTAGAAGGCGTACTGGGTCTGCAACGCCAGCAGTTCACTACCCAGATAGAACACTACGATAACCTGGCCGCGCATTTTGATGCCATGAAACGCATCAACAACATCCTCATCGATCTTTGCCGCGACATCTGGACATACATCTCCATGGAATATTTTAAACAGCGTACGCTGAAGGGCGAAATTGGCTCCAGCGCCATGCCGCATAAAGTAAACCCCATCGATTTTGAAAATGCCGAAGGCAACCTCGGCATCGCCAATGCGCTGCTCGAACACCTGGCCGCCAAATTACCGGTAAGCCGCCTGCAACGCGACCTCACCGATTCAACCGTATTGCGCAACATCGGCGTTCCGTTCGCACACATTATTCTCGCCATAAAATCAATTGAAAAAGGATTGAGCAAACTGGTGTTGAACACCAATGCCCTCAATGCCGACCTGGAAGACAACTGGGCCGTAGTAGCCGAAGGTATTCAAACCATCCTTCGCCGTGAAAACTACCCCCAACCATACGAGGCGCTCAAAGAACTGACCCGTGGCAAGAATGGCATTACGCAGGAAAGCATTCATGCGTTTATTGAAGGCTTGAAGGTTTCAGCTTCTATTAAGAAGGAGTTGAAGCGGATAACACCGCAAAACTACACAGGAGTAAATCCGGAATTCTAATGAGATAATGTGATAATTGAATACAGAGCTGTCAGCTTCTGTAAATAAAAAAGCTCACGCGAAGCATTCACGTAAGCTGTATTTCATTAGCTAATTATCGAATTAGCACATTATCACATTATCTTGTGTGTCTCCACCACAACATATCTCCCTTTTGCGTGAACTGCATAAACTGATTCTTCTCCAGCACCCGCATAGAGGCTTTATTCCCCGCATAGGTTTCCGCCAGCACCGTGGTAATATCCGGGCGGGTGGCAGTCCATTGTAATAAGCCTTTAACCGCTTCGGTCATATAACCTTTGTTCACCATGGCGGGCATGGTACCATAGCCGATCTCTACACAACCATCAATGGCGGGCGGACCTTTAAACCCGATCTCGGCTACAATGGTATGGCTTAGTTTATCAACCACCAGCCAGAAGGTGAAGAACAGGTAATCGGGTTCGGCGGCGCGCCGCATGGCGGGCAGCGTTACCTTCATTACTGTATCATGTACCTGGGGCGACATGTTACGGCCAAAGGGCATCAGGTTAAGCGCGTGTTCCAGTTCGTCACTGCCCTTGCAGTACAACTCTAATTGTGGGATGGTAAGTGGAAATAAATGAAGCCGTTCTGTTTCTATTGCATTGGGATTGCGGCTGCTGAAATAACACAGGGTTTTATTGCCCTCCCGGAAGTTGGCCTGTTGCTGAAATCCGCACCGCAGCAGTACATTTTGCGAAGCGGTGTTGGCTTCTTCGGTGATGGCCACTATTTTCGGCAGCTTCATAACGTCAAAGGCGTATTGCCGCCCGGCCAGGGTGCTTTCCGTAGCAAAGCCCTTGCCCCAGTAATCCTTCAGCAGGGCATACCCTAATTGTATTTCGTGATTCCGTTTAGAGTCGGCGCTTTCAACGGGAATAATGGCAAAGGAGCCAACAAAAGCGCCGGTAGCTTTTTCATCCATGGCCCAGCGGCCCATCAGCGGCCGTTGCTGGTAGTTTACAATGTTTCGCCTTAAAAACAGCGAACATTCTTTCCGGTCCCGGGCCTCGCGAATGTACCGCATCAGCTCCGGGTCACCATTCAGTTTGAAGAAGTTCTCTTCATCTTCCAGGGTATACCTGCGTATAATTAACCGGTCTGTCTCGAATATAACCATAATTAATTTGCTAATGTGCTAATTTGCTAATGTGCCAATGAAAGCCAAAAACCAATGAGATAATTAGCTAATTCGATCATTCGATAATGGAATACAAAGCAGTCTGCTTCTGTGAATAAAAAAAGCTCATGCGTAGCATTCAAAAATGCTGTATGGCATTATCACATTAGCAAATTATCACATTATCACATTCTTCTACACCGCCTCTTTGTGGATTTCGCTGGTAAAATGGAACTCAATATCCGGATTGTTACTCCGTTCGGTATTCAGGAACCATTCGCTTTGCGCCAGGTATACCAGGTGACCGTCTTTATCGGTAGCGATGTTGTTCGATTTAAAACGGGTGAAATCATCCAGCTTTTTGGGATCGGCGCTGGTGATCCAGCAGGCTTTGTAATAGGGCATGGTCCTGAATTCGCAGGAAGCGCCATACTCCTGTAATAACCGGTACTGGATCACTTCAAACTGCAGGTCGCCCACACAGCCAATGATCTTTTTGTTGCCGCCAAACTGGGTGAACAGCTGGGCCACGCCCTCGTCGGTAAGCTGTAAAAGACCTTTCTCCAATTGCTTGGTTTTCATCGGGTCTTTATTTATCACCTCTTTAAATATTTCAGGGCTGAACGAAGGAATACCGGTATAGTAGAAATTTTCTCCTTCGGTGAGGGTATCACCGATCTTGAAGTTGCCTGTATCAAATAAACCTACCACATCGCCGGCAAAAGCTTCCTCGATCACATCCTTATCGCGGGCCATGAAAGTGTAAGGGTTGCTGAACCGCACGTCTTTATCGAGCCGTACGTGGTGGAAGTATTTGTTGCGCTCGAACCTGCCACTGCATACCCGTAAAAAGGCAATACGGTCGCGGTGTTTGGGATCGAGGTTGGCGTGGATCTTGAAAATAAAGCCACTGAACTTATCTTCGGTAGGCGGTACTTCCCGGGCTGAGGTAGCGCGCGGGCGGGGAATCGGCGCAATGCGGATGAAGGTATCCAGCATTTCCCTTACCCCAAAGTTGTTGATGGCAGAACCGAAGAATACGGGCGCCACTTTTCCGTTCAGGTAATCGGTGGTATTCAATTCGCCATAAACTCCGTCTACCAGTTCCACATCTTCCCGCAGAATAGCAGCATCTTTATCCCCCAGCTTTTCATCGAGCACAGGCAGACTGAGATCTGTAATTCTTACGGTATCCTCATCATCGGCCACCGCCTTTGTATTGGCAGTAAACAACAACAGGTTTTTATCGTACAGGTTGTACACCCCTTTAAAGTCTTTACCGCTGTTGATGGGCAGGGTCATGGGGTGCAGGCTGATCTTTAATTCGTTTTCGATTTCTTCCAGCAGGTCGAACCGGTTCTTACCATCGCGGTCCATTTTATTGATGAACACGATCACCGGGGTATCGCGCATGCGGCACACCTCCATCAGGCGGCGGGTTTGATCCTCTACCCCGTTCACGCTGTCCACCACCAGGATAACGCTGTCCACGGCAGTGAGGGTGCGGTAAGTATCCTCTGCAAAATCCTTGTGACCAGGGGTATCCAGCAGATTGATGAGAATATTTTTATATTCGAAACTCATTACCGACGTGGCTACCGAGATACCTCTCTGGCGCTCAATTTCCATAAAGTCACTGGTAGCGTGTTTTTTGATCTTGTTGCTTTTTACCGCCCCGGCCGTTTGAATGGCACCCCCAAACAGGAGGAATTTCTCGGTAAGGGTGGTTTTACCGGCGTCAGGGTGCGAAATAATAGCAAAAGTGCGTCGCTTATGAATTTCGTTATTGTATTTCATTGTGTTATATCAGATTGTGCTTTCCGGTCATAAACCATTTAGCCGCGCAAAGGTACGGTTTTTATGGGGGCGGATACCTACATTTGCACTCTAAAAAAAAGAAGCATGGTTGTTGGCAACGGACTTATTGCAAAGGCATTTGACCCGTGGTATTCGAAAGATGACAGATTCCTGGTCTTTGCATCCGGCGTGTCCAATTCCGGCACGGCCGACCCCGCCCAATTTTCCCGCGAGGCCAGGCTGCTGGAACAGACCCTGCAACAACACCCCGAAAAAACCCTGGCCTACTTCAGCACCTGCAGCGTATACGATGCTTCTCTTTCGAATTCGCCCTACGTACAACACAAGCTGGCCATGGAAAACCTGATACGGACCAGCCATACAGGCTATCATATTTTCCGCATCTCTAACCTGGCAGGCAACACCAGCAATCCCAATACCTTTCTGAATTATTTTGCACAGCACATTCAATCGGGCAGTTTCTTTTATCTGTGGCACAACACCTGGCGCAATGTGCTGGATGTAACCGACCTGGTAGCCATTTGTAATCATATATTGCAACAGGGATTGTATAAAAATGAGATCGTCAATATCGCCAACCCCATCAGTAATAATGTAGAAGAGATCGTCAATATCCTGGAGACCGTACTACAAAAAAAAGGGAATTACGAATTGATCGAAAAAACAAGCAAGCCAATAATTGATACCACTATTGTGCAGGAACTGGCGCCCGGATTGGATATTGCTTTCAATGAAAAGTACCTGTTCAATATCGTTAAAAAATATTTTGCCGCATTATGAGTTACCAGCAGTCAAAAAGAAAATTGAGGTGGGAGCTGGCGCTCATGTTCCCGTTTGTTTGGCTGGGCAAATGCTATGGATGGCTGTTTCCCTTAAAGACCCGGCATAAGGCCTTCCTGTTTTATCCCAACGGCGACATCGGCGGATCGCCCCGGGTGAATATAGATATTGCAACAGCCATCCAGGACGCCCATCCGCTTATTATTTTTTCCAAGAAACCCAAAAACAACCAGTTCAGGGAACTGTACAACATACCCGGTGTACGGGTGATTGACCTGCAGGCTTATATTGATAAAAAAGCCCTGCACTTTATCAACTTTTTTTTCCGGGGGGTTATTGCCGCATGGATCAACCGGGAAAGCAACCCGGTGGTATTTGGCGGAGAGTCTATGTTCTTTTACAAGATTGTACCCCATTTGCGAAAAGGTATCCGTTGCGTGGAACTGTGCCATCTGGCCACCTGGATCAATTATACCCTTGCCTATATTGACCGCATTGACCTGCGCATTTTCAGCACGCAGAAGCTGAAAGAAAATGTAGAAGAACTATACCGGCAGAACCACGTTCCTGCTCATTTGTACAACCGCCTGCGTTTTATTGATAACGCCATAGATATCCCGGTATACAAAGCCATCTACAATCCCTTGCTGGAAGTAGTGTTCGTAGGCCGCGGGGCCCCGCAAAAAAGAGTGCCCCTTA
The Niastella koreensis GR20-10 genome window above contains:
- a CDS encoding LamG domain-containing protein, with protein sequence MKKIILCCSTVMVLTAFKKDGRGDIIVKSPLSEPTCASDLKKGLLAYYPFNANFNDASGNGNHAIPKNGAYLTTDCKGRLYHAAGFDGKDDYLIVPGNRKLNADSLSVCFYVLVNNSRRRNVTISRINFETGESLTFGIHESLPTDNKWNFGMASGLDPCSSTYGYDPSMACYSSGGIAAGRWYSVVATFGKGIQKLYVDGVLHSTKKRSFQYAKKCNNSDLMIGGWWKADIVSIDGKLDEVRLYNRVINECEIAKLAAAVEQISGFKGSVAIR
- a CDS encoding menaquinone biosynthetic enzyme MqnA/MqnD family protein — protein: MNKIKVGIVNYLNTKPLIFGIQRAPVVDQLLLIEDYPANIARMLVEGTIDVGLVPVAVIPHLKEHHIITDYCIGCEGPVASVAIFSEVPLEKVEKVLLDYQSRTSVALAKVLLRKYWKKDVELIDTKDDYRSQIKGTTAGVVIGDRALEQRKVSPYIYDLGEAWIAMTGLPFVFAAWVSNKQLPADFITAFDAANKQGLQHIEMAVEENPYPVFDLRKYWTEHISYELTPNKRKGLEKFLEFLTVSQTQAAK
- the purB gene encoding adenylosuccinate lyase, with amino-acid sequence MELKALTAISPIDGRYRHQVQHLDEYFSEFALIKYRVLVEVEYVRFLADKKFFSLSAAQKKALQEVCDNFSVDDALKIKDTEKITNHDVKAVEYFLKEKMAAMDAEAIQEWVHFGLTSQDINNTAIPLSWKQAIEIEYLPAVLNFNRQLEILATDWKDVPMLAHTHGQPASPTRLGKEIMVFVERIGNQVEQVISVPVTAKFGGATGNFNAHAVAFPEKDWVSFGNEFVEGVLGLQRQQFTTQIEHYDNLAAHFDAMKRINNILIDLCRDIWTYISMEYFKQRTLKGEIGSSAMPHKVNPIDFENAEGNLGIANALLEHLAAKLPVSRLQRDLTDSTVLRNIGVPFAHIILAIKSIEKGLSKLVLNTNALNADLEDNWAVVAEGIQTILRRENYPQPYEALKELTRGKNGITQESIHAFIEGLKVSASIKKELKRITPQNYTGVNPEF
- a CDS encoding GNAT family N-acetyltransferase → MVIFETDRLIIRRYTLEDEENFFKLNGDPELMRYIREARDRKECSLFLRRNIVNYQQRPLMGRWAMDEKATGAFVGSFAIIPVESADSKRNHEIQLGYALLKDYWGKGFATESTLAGRQYAFDVMKLPKIVAITEEANTASQNVLLRCGFQQQANFREGNKTLCYFSSRNPNAIETERLHLFPLTIPQLELYCKGSDELEHALNLMPFGRNMSPQVHDTVMKVTLPAMRRAAEPDYLFFTFWLVVDKLSHTIVAEIGFKGPPAIDGCVEIGYGTMPAMVNKGYMTEAVKGLLQWTATRPDITTVLAETYAGNKASMRVLEKNQFMQFTQKGDMLWWRHTR
- a CDS encoding peptide chain release factor 3, which codes for MKYNNEIHKRRTFAIISHPDAGKTTLTEKFLLFGGAIQTAGAVKSNKIKKHATSDFMEIERQRGISVATSVMSFEYKNILINLLDTPGHKDFAEDTYRTLTAVDSVILVVDSVNGVEDQTRRLMEVCRMRDTPVIVFINKMDRDGKNRFDLLEEIENELKISLHPMTLPINSGKDFKGVYNLYDKNLLLFTANTKAVADDEDTVRITDLSLPVLDEKLGDKDAAILREDVELVDGVYGELNTTDYLNGKVAPVFFGSAINNFGVREMLDTFIRIAPIPRPRATSAREVPPTEDKFSGFIFKIHANLDPKHRDRIAFLRVCSGRFERNKYFHHVRLDKDVRFSNPYTFMARDKDVIEEAFAGDVVGLFDTGNFKIGDTLTEGENFYYTGIPSFSPEIFKEVINKDPMKTKQLEKGLLQLTDEGVAQLFTQFGGNKKIIGCVGDLQFEVIQYRLLQEYGASCEFRTMPYYKACWITSADPKKLDDFTRFKSNNIATDKDGHLVYLAQSEWFLNTERSNNPDIEFHFTSEIHKEAV
- a CDS encoding NAD-dependent epimerase/dehydratase family protein, which translates into the protein MVVGNGLIAKAFDPWYSKDDRFLVFASGVSNSGTADPAQFSREARLLEQTLQQHPEKTLAYFSTCSVYDASLSNSPYVQHKLAMENLIRTSHTGYHIFRISNLAGNTSNPNTFLNYFAQHIQSGSFFYLWHNTWRNVLDVTDLVAICNHILQQGLYKNEIVNIANPISNNVEEIVNILETVLQKKGNYELIEKTSKPIIDTTIVQELAPGLDIAFNEKYLFNIVKKYFAAL
- a CDS encoding glycosyltransferase family 4 protein gives rise to the protein MSYQQSKRKLRWELALMFPFVWLGKCYGWLFPLKTRHKAFLFYPNGDIGGSPRVNIDIATAIQDAHPLIIFSKKPKNNQFRELYNIPGVRVIDLQAYIDKKALHFINFFFRGVIAAWINRESNPVVFGGESMFFYKIVPHLRKGIRCVELCHLATWINYTLAYIDRIDLRIFSTQKLKENVEELYRQNHVPAHLYNRLRFIDNAIDIPVYKAIYNPLLEVVFVGRGAPQKRVPLIAAIAQRMHEAGDPVHFSFVGDVEKVIDPGQYPYCKFYGNVNDNALMERIYEQSDVLLLTSAFEGLPIVVMKMMAYGRIVVSTAVNGIPDYIKHQQNGLLIYATDETAIVEEGVQLIRYIVANRDAATQLGHQAHLDAAALFSPDVFSKTYREILLGQP